The sequence below is a genomic window from Marispirochaeta sp..
TTCTGTAAACACATCAAGTATCCCTGACAACTCGACAGTGACTGTTTCAATAACACATGATACGGCAAGTGGTTTACTGTGGACATTTTATATGGATGAAGATGATGATGATTTTTGGTTAATTCGAGGAATTGATAATGAACTAGGTGGTGAATTAATCTCACAGTAAGATGTCTAAATTATCAGCCATGAAAAATGAGGGTAAAATTCAGGACATAGAGGTTTTGCGCATTGCTTTTCTCGCATTTCTAAGTTGGGTACAATTGTTCCCCTTTGATTCTTTACCCCCCTCCTCCTTTCAGACTAAGGGGTGGATTTGTTTCATTTTTTGTTCTTTTCTTTGACGGTTCTTAAAATGAAGTGCTGCCGTTAAAGGCTATTTGTATTTGGCACTATCGTTTTGTTGAGGATTTTCCGTGCTTTCCTGTATTCCAAGGCAGGAGAATGAGGTTATGCGAGATTCGGGGAATTGATGTCGGACTCAATGCCCAGCTCAAGAGCTTTGTAGTACTCGGCAATCCGAGGCCTCGGGAATAGGAGTGTAATATATGAAAGAAATTATTATAAAAGCAGATGAAAGTAATACATCAATTAAGGGTTCTTTTTATGAGAGTCTTGTAACTAATATCTTCAAGACACAAAGATATGAAACTATTGAAAATGTGAACTTCACAGGCATGGAGTTTGATGTTTTATGTTCACATATTGATAGAACAAATGAGAAAGCATTAGTTGAATGTAAGGCAAAAGATAAATTAAAGTCTGATGAAATAACAAAATTTGCCTTTAATGTTGGATTTAAAAAATTAAACTATGGATTTTTCTTATTCACCAAACAATTTGGACATCAGGTTGCCGGGTTAATTGAAGAATTGAAAAATGATCCGGATAGCAGATATTCTAATTTATACTTCTGGGATGCAGAAAAAGTTATTGAACTACTCGTTGCTTCAACACAGATTAAAGCAAATAATTTTAGTGATGACAATTATTCTGTAACGAAAACAATTTTGTTTTATTCATATTTTGGAATTTTTTATATAACAATATTGTCTAATTCAACACTGCCAACTCATTTTACTGTTTGTGATGCTCGCACATTAGAAACCATCAATAGCGAATCATTAGAGAAAGTAATAGACGAGGTTGATGAAATTCAATCCTTGACTTCATATTTTTCTATACCAATACAAACAAAATATGATACGGAACCAATCCTTGAAACAATTGCTGAGATTCAAGAAAGTGATAGCTGGTATGATTACAAGCCTGCAGCAAGTCGTTTTTTTTGTGGGTAGAAAAACAATTGAAGATGAAATATTAGATTTCTTTAATAATGTTCTTAGTAATAAAACCGATAAACGTGTTTTTTATCTTGACGGGAAATCTGGATGGGGAAAAAGTTCATTTTTAAATGAAATCAAAGGCAGAACGAGGAATAAACATTATAAAAATAAGTATTTTGCATATGTAGTAGATTCACGAAGTGCAAATTCTCAAAATTTTATAGCGTTAGCATTTAGCAAGATGATAGAAAAAGCAGCAAAATCTAATTTTATCAAAGAATCCTTTTGTAACATTGAAATACAATCTTTATATAATATTCTTCAGTCAGACGGTATTCAGGAATTTACTGATTATTTAAAAGATAAAGATAAAATTCTTATACTGATCTTTGATCAATTTGAGGATGTATTTAGAAAGGGAAATATATTCCTTGGCTTTTATAAATTATTAATTGATGTAATGGATTTGTCTTCAAATATTATTCTTGGTTTTTCTTGGAAAAGTGAAGTTAACATACCTATTGAACATGAGGCTTATCACCTTTGGCAGCAGGCAAAAGAATATGCAAAGCTATTTACTCTTGATGAATTTGAATTCAGTGAAAGTAAAAAAATAGTTAAGCAACTTGAGAAAGAAATTAATCAGAAGCTTGATAGCGATTTTATTAGGAAGATTGTTGATAATTCACAAGGCTTTCCTTGGTTGGTCAAGAAATTATGCGTACACATTTTTGATCAGATAAAAAAGGGGGTATCGGATATTGACTTATATAATCAAGACTTTAATGTTGAGGTTTTATTCAAAGAAGATGAGGAAAAGTTAACTGATAAAGAATTAAAAGCGTTAAGGTTTATTGCACAGAGAGCTTATGATAACAATATGGTTGATGAAATAGAAATAAATGATTTCATTTCTCCAGAAGTTCGTAATACTCTATTGCTTGAAAAAAAGATGATCATTAAGACCGGTACGAAATATAACATATATTGGGATATTTTTCGCGATTATCTTGTAACTGAGGAAGTACCTAAAGTTGGTGAAACCTACTTATTAAGGCAGCAGCCTACATCTGTTTTTGAGGTTTTTCAAGCTTTTACTTCCGATGATCATTTTTCGATAGATGATATAGTATCAAATACAAGCATTGCAATTGCACCCTCTACAGCTGGTAATCTATTGAGAGAATTACGGATATTAGGGATTGTATTGTATCAAAATGAACGCTATTTTTTAAGGAATAGTACTAATACTGAGGAAATAACTTTTAAATATTTAGTAAAGCATAAACTTTTAAACCATTCCTTCTATTTAGAACTCATAAAGATTACTGATAAAGATATTGAAATTGAAGATTTAGTTAATATCATAAAAGTAAAAGTTAAAAGTCAGAATTATGAAGATAAAACATTAAGAGTTTATGCTCAAAAATTTGTTGCTTGGTTAGGGTTCGCTGGTATTATTCTTGAAAACGTAAACCCGAAATTTCGAAGACGTGTTGAAAACGCTCAATCATTTACTCCACAAAACAAGCCGAATGAAATAATAGATTTTTTTCATTCTATAAATGATAAAGATGATTATGATAAGAAAAATTATGCGGTTACTAAAAAATTATATGATTTGAAGTCTTTAGGTTTCCTTTTTTATAATGGGGGTAAAATTTTATTCACAGAACTTGGGCATGAGTGTAAAAGTGAAAAAAAGGATTTTGAAGATGTTTTGATTGAACAGTCATTAAAAACAGGTAAGATTAAAAAGTCTTATGATACTTTCAAAATAAATCCTCAAATGAAGAGAAATGATTTTAAAACCGGTATTTCAGAATTATTAGAAGATATAAATAGTAAAGAATATTTATCAAAAACTAATTCATTATTATATTCATGGGCAAATTTTTTGTATAAGAAAAAAGAAACATAGAATTCCAAAAGTACATCCTTGTACTTTTGGAAGCATGCAACCAAGCCAGCCGAGCACTGAACATAATGTGCCTGTAGGAAAAGTCTTAAGAAAATTAGCCCCATTTTTATAATCCGACAAAGATGGTGCCTTCTTGCGACCATTTAAAATGCCGTTTTTTTTATCCTGGATCCGGAACCATCGTATTCCGGATCTTTCCGATATTGTGAATCATGCAATACAATACCCACTTTACATTTGCCTTCGCTTTTGTCCGAAGCGTGAAACGATCAAGCCGTTTGCAGGAAGTGATATTACCAAAAACCGGTTCTATAATACCCATTTTCTTTGTATTGTTTTTAAGAAACGCATCAATCCGCTTTACTTTCCGGTTTATGTTCTCAATCCTTTTCTTCTTCTCTTCCGATATATCATTGCTATTCGTTTATCTACAGAATCCTGCTTCGAATGTCGTTCCAGCAATTGGTTTGAAAGTTGTTCAAACTTTGCCTTCTTCTTCTCTATATCGACAAATGTCCTGCTTCATTCTTTCGCAGCATTGGACGTCAGCTTGCACCCCTCTATTGCAAATACTGTCTTCCCCATCA
It includes:
- a CDS encoding restriction endonuclease gives rise to the protein MKEIIIKADESNTSIKGSFYESLVTNIFKTQRYETIENVNFTGMEFDVLCSHIDRTNEKALVECKAKDKLKSDEITKFAFNVGFKKLNYGFFLFTKQFGHQVAGLIEELKNDPDSRYSNLYFWDAEKVIELLVASTQIKANNFSDDNYSVTKTILFYSYFGIFYITILSNSTLPTHFTVCDARTLETINSESLEKVIDEVDEIQSLTSYFSIPIQTKYDTEPILETIAEIQESDSWYDYKPAASRFFCG